One window of the Equus caballus isolate H_3958 breed thoroughbred chromosome 2, TB-T2T, whole genome shotgun sequence genome contains the following:
- the CHRNA2 gene encoding neuronal acetylcholine receptor subunit alpha-2 has protein sequence MGLSHSARLPMTKLSLWWLLLIPAASVQRAPPTHAEDRLFKHLFRGYNRYARPVPNTSNVVIVRFGLSIAQLIDVDEKNQMMTTNVWLKQEWSDYKLRWNPADFGNITSLRVPSEMIWIPDIVLYNNADGEFAVTHMTKAHLFSTGTVHWVPPAIYKSSCSIDVTFFPFDQQNCKMKFGSWTYDKAKIDLEQMEQTVDLKDYWESGEWAIINATGTYNSKKYDCCAEIYPDVTYYFVIRRLPLFYTINLIIPCLLISCLTVLVFYLPSDCGEKITLCISVLLSLTVFLLLITEIIPSTSLVIPLIGEYLLFTMIFVTLSIIITVFVLNVHHRSPSTHNMPHWVRVAFLGCVPRWLLMNRPPPPLELHDPLDLKLSPSYHWLETMSMDAEEREEEEEDRWVCAGHSSPSLGVLYSHGGLHQGASGRKVETQLQEDGLLLSPRIQKALEGVHYIADHLRSEDADSSVKEDWKYVAMVIDRIFLWLFIIVCFLGTVGLFLPPFLAGMI, from the exons ATGGGCCTCTCACACTCTGCACGCCTGCCCATGACGAAGCTCAGCCTGTGGTGGCTCCTTCTGATCCCAGCAG CATCTGTGCAGCGAGCCCCGCCTACCCACGCCGAGGACCGCCTCTTCAAACACCTCTTTAGGGGCTACAACCGCTATGCGCGGCCGGTGCCAAACACCTCCAACGTGGTGATCGTGCGCTTCGGGCTGTCCATCGCCCAGCTCATCGATGTG GATGAGAAGAACCAAATGATGACCACCAACGTCTGGCTAAAGCAG GAGTGGAGCGACTACAAGCTGCGCTGGAACCCGGCCGATTTCGGCAACATCACCTCCCTCCGGGTGCCTTCGGAGATGATCTGGATTCCCGACATCGTCCTCTATAACAA TGCAGATGGAGAGTTTGCGGTGACCCACATGACGAAGGCTCACCTCTTCTCCACCGGCACTGTGCACTGGGTGCCCCCGGCCATCTACAAGAGCTCCTGCAGCATCGACGTCACCTTCTTCCCCTTCGACCAGCAGAACTGCAAGATGAAGTTCGGCTCCTGGACGTATGACAAGGCCAAGATCGACCTGGAGCAGATGGAGCAGACGGTGGACCTGAAGGACTACTGGGAGAGTGGCGAGTGGGCTATCATCAACGCCACAGGCACCTACAACAGCAAGAAGTATGACTGCTGCGCTGAGATCTACCCCGATGTCACCTACTACTTTGTCATCCGGCGCCTGCCCCTCTTCTACACCATCAACCTCATCATCCCCTGCCTGCTCATCTCCTGCCTCACCGTGCTCGTCTTCTACCTGCCCTCCGACTGTGGCGAGAAGATCACCCTGTGCATCTCGGTGCTGCTCTCGCTCACCGTCTTCCTGCTGCTCATCACCGAGATCATCCCCTCCACTTCTCTGGTCATCCCGCTCATTGGGGAATACCTGCTCTTCACCATGATCTTTGTCACCCTCTCCATCATCATCACGGTCTTTGTCCTCAATGTCCACCACCGCTCCCCCAGCACCCATAATATGCCCCACTGGGTGCGAGTGGCCTTTCTGGGCTGTGTGCCTCGGTGGCTTCTGATGAACCGGCCCCCGCCACCCTTGGAGCTCCATGACCCCCTAGATCTGAAGCTCAGCCCCTCCTATCACTGGCTGGAGACCATGAGCATGGatgcagaggagagggaagaagaagaggaagacaggtgGGTGTGTGCGGGTCATTCATCCCCCTCCCTGGGTGTCCTCTACAGCCATGGTGGTCTGCACCAAGGGGCCTCAGGCCGTAAAGTGGAGACCCAGTTGCAGGAGGATGGGCTTCTGCTGTCGCCTCGCATACAGAAGGCACTGGAAGGAGTGCACTATATTGCTGATCACCTGCGGTCAGAGGATGCTGACTCTTCG